The following are encoded together in the Streptomyces flavofungini genome:
- a CDS encoding ATP-binding protein: MSSADVPWMRKNGFALVGRERELEDLVTFLRNLPSVVMVEGEAGSGKSRLVREAEHLLTTSGTRVATGLCHPLREPFPYGPVLEALGRVAEHLPADCLLPPETATLATYLPGLAARIDDSRQPATAMPERLRLVLGIRAVLRAAGPVVLVIEDMHWADEATRELLLLIAREPPSGLGLVLTYRAEDLPPAEPVLGSAYRRPIGVAGGEIRLQALTADEVTALATGVVGRVAGHSLGRVLYRRSAGLPLVVEEDLLTLLDRRRRSASQGLEQEMEFLGRSPAPRSLREAVHERLAELPEPAARLVEAAAVLAVPAAQDVLAQVAGLEAEQATAALTQALHRSLLHEPESATYAFRHVLAQQAVYGDLPGPRRLSLHQRAHSALRGQRQPALVQIAHHSKALGDKEAWLREAEEAAGEAVSVGDDGIASQLLHGILGEKGVLPEVRSRVALALCDIAHKFTRFGHHLAIMRRLVDDPTLPVQTRGRVRLTLAAVLMNHAGDVASYRELMTALEELEPWPALAASGMLSAIFYERTQTPAEIDRWVVRAEEALRGCEDEGRLAELESAKLFLMARNGHTRLWETVDALPRSCTHPEVRRQRLIGLYNVGANSLNRGEDGRAGALLREVARLTADGVNPSLECFARTQLLRWDWFAGSWSRLEEGFEELNTSCPDMAIAQREQALVCGSVAVAKGQWGTAMEHLDFARHAGQRIGGTVCALHSAAATAEVHLARDEPDKAWDVLEPAIRLLRSAGLWYKPLGTIQAAVRAGLATGRCEEARSLVEEALAARVGHIAPAADAELCVARGELEQDSDPKSAARWFEEARDKWRTIGRPYPAARAAELLARCRGGAGAPLEPAALDEPLATYSRLGATADVARCRHALRQAGVKRPATPGRRGYGEDLSPREVEVARLLAEGASNRDIAQALCLSVRTVEHHVARTLKKLRVDTRAEVSVALDAHLGDGRPG; encoded by the coding sequence GTGAGTTCCGCGGACGTCCCGTGGATGCGGAAGAACGGCTTCGCTCTGGTCGGCCGTGAGCGGGAGCTCGAAGACCTCGTCACGTTCCTGCGGAACCTGCCCTCCGTGGTCATGGTCGAGGGCGAGGCCGGCTCCGGGAAGTCACGCCTGGTCCGCGAAGCGGAACACCTCCTGACCACCTCCGGTACGCGGGTGGCGACGGGACTGTGCCACCCCCTGCGCGAGCCGTTCCCCTACGGCCCCGTCCTCGAAGCCCTCGGCAGGGTCGCCGAGCACCTCCCCGCCGACTGCCTCCTGCCTCCCGAGACCGCGACGCTGGCCACGTACCTGCCGGGCCTGGCCGCCCGGATCGACGACTCCCGGCAGCCGGCCACGGCCATGCCCGAGCGCCTCCGGCTGGTCCTCGGCATCCGGGCTGTCCTGCGGGCGGCCGGTCCCGTGGTGCTGGTCATCGAGGACATGCACTGGGCCGACGAGGCCACGCGTGAACTGCTGCTCCTCATCGCCCGGGAACCGCCGAGCGGCCTCGGCCTCGTCCTGACCTACCGGGCGGAGGACCTGCCGCCCGCCGAACCGGTGCTCGGCAGCGCCTACCGAAGGCCGATCGGCGTGGCGGGCGGCGAGATCCGGCTCCAGGCGCTGACCGCGGACGAGGTCACGGCCCTGGCGACGGGCGTCGTCGGACGCGTGGCAGGCCACTCCCTGGGGCGGGTGCTCTACCGGCGCAGCGCCGGACTCCCCTTGGTGGTGGAGGAGGACCTGCTCACGCTCTTGGACCGGCGCAGGCGGAGCGCCTCCCAAGGCCTCGAACAGGAGATGGAGTTCCTGGGCAGGTCCCCTGCGCCGCGCTCCCTGCGCGAAGCCGTCCACGAGCGGCTGGCCGAACTGCCCGAACCGGCCGCCCGCCTCGTGGAGGCGGCGGCCGTCCTCGCGGTCCCCGCGGCCCAGGACGTCCTCGCGCAGGTGGCCGGGCTCGAGGCCGAGCAGGCCACCGCCGCGCTCACCCAGGCCCTGCACCGCTCGCTCCTGCACGAGCCGGAGTCCGCGACCTACGCCTTCCGCCACGTGCTCGCGCAGCAGGCCGTGTACGGAGACCTGCCCGGCCCCAGACGCCTGAGCCTGCACCAGCGGGCCCACAGCGCCCTGCGCGGACAGCGGCAGCCCGCGCTCGTCCAGATCGCCCACCACTCCAAGGCGCTGGGGGACAAGGAGGCCTGGCTGCGCGAGGCGGAGGAGGCGGCCGGGGAAGCGGTCAGCGTGGGCGACGACGGCATCGCCTCGCAGCTCCTGCACGGCATCCTCGGTGAGAAGGGCGTGCTGCCGGAGGTGCGGTCACGCGTCGCCCTCGCCCTGTGCGACATCGCGCACAAGTTCACGCGCTTCGGGCACCACCTGGCCATCATGCGGCGGCTCGTGGACGACCCCACCCTCCCCGTCCAGACCCGCGGCCGGGTGCGGCTGACGCTCGCCGCGGTGCTCATGAACCACGCCGGCGACGTGGCCTCGTACCGCGAGTTGATGACGGCACTGGAAGAACTCGAGCCGTGGCCCGCGCTCGCGGCGTCCGGCATGCTCAGCGCGATCTTCTACGAGCGGACGCAGACACCCGCGGAGATCGACCGCTGGGTGGTCCGGGCCGAGGAGGCGCTCCGGGGCTGTGAGGACGAGGGCCGCCTCGCCGAACTCGAGTCCGCGAAGCTGTTCTTGATGGCGCGGAACGGCCACACCCGCCTCTGGGAGACGGTTGACGCCCTGCCGCGCTCCTGCACGCATCCCGAGGTGCGAAGACAGCGCCTCATCGGCCTGTACAACGTCGGGGCGAACTCCCTGAACCGGGGGGAGGACGGGCGCGCGGGAGCGCTCCTGCGCGAGGTGGCCCGGCTCACGGCCGACGGTGTCAACCCGTCCCTGGAGTGCTTCGCCCGGACGCAGCTGTTGCGATGGGACTGGTTCGCGGGCTCGTGGTCCCGTCTGGAGGAGGGCTTCGAGGAACTGAACACGTCCTGCCCCGACATGGCGATCGCCCAGCGGGAACAGGCCCTCGTCTGCGGCAGCGTGGCGGTGGCCAAGGGACAGTGGGGCACGGCGATGGAGCACCTGGACTTCGCCCGCCACGCCGGCCAGCGCATCGGCGGAACGGTGTGCGCGCTGCATTCGGCGGCCGCGACCGCCGAGGTCCATCTCGCCCGTGACGAGCCGGACAAGGCGTGGGACGTGCTCGAACCGGCGATCCGGCTGCTGCGCTCCGCCGGTCTCTGGTACAAGCCACTGGGAACGATCCAGGCGGCCGTCCGCGCGGGGCTGGCCACCGGCCGCTGTGAGGAGGCGCGGAGCCTGGTGGAGGAGGCCCTGGCGGCGCGGGTCGGCCACATCGCCCCGGCCGCCGACGCCGAACTCTGCGTCGCTCGCGGGGAACTGGAACAGGACAGCGATCCGAAGAGCGCGGCCCGGTGGTTCGAGGAGGCCCGCGACAAGTGGCGGACCATCGGCCGGCCCTACCCCGCGGCCCGGGCCGCCGAACTGCTCGCCCGGTGCCGCGGCGGTGCGGGTGCACCGCTGGAACCCGCCGCGCTCGACGAACCGCTCGCCACGTACAGCAGGCTGGGGGCCACCGCGGACGTCGCCCGGTGCCGCCACGCCTTGCGGCAGGCGGGTGTCAAACGCCCCGCCACCCCCGGGCGGCGCGGCTACGGCGAGGACCT